In one window of Gossypium arboreum isolate Shixiya-1 chromosome 4, ASM2569848v2, whole genome shotgun sequence DNA:
- the LOC108460114 gene encoding germin-like protein 9-3 gives MASRISTMKLLSLVLSSFVIVQIALAGDPDILSDFLAPNQNNVDGSFFTYTGMRVLVNQSTFPANFTILKASMVEFPALNGQSVSYAVLQYPASSLNPPHTHPRAAELLFLVDGSLEVGFVDTTNKLFTQSLQAGDMFIFPKGLVHYQYNADPNNPAIAISSFGSANAGTVSLPKTLFATNIDDTILAKSFKTDVSTIQALKAGLA, from the coding sequence ATGGCTTCAAGGATTTCCACCATGAAATTGCTTTCCCTTGTGTTATCTTCATTTGTCATTGTCCAAATAGCCCTGGCTGGTGATCCTGATATTCTTTCTGATTTTTTAGCCCCTAACCAAAACAACGTTGATGGAAGCTTCTTCACGTACACAGGGATGCGAGTCCTCGTCAACCAAAGCACCTTCCCTGCAAATTTCACGATCCTGAAAGCTAGCATGGTGGAATTCCCAGCACTAAATGGTCAAAGTGTGTCCTACGCCGTTCTTCAATACCCTGCAAGCTCTCTCAACCCTCCACACACTCATCCTCGTGCAGCCGAGCTGCTTTTCCTCGTTGATGGGAGCCTGGAAGTTGGTTTTGTCGACACAACGAACAAGCTTTTCACTCAGAGTCTACAAGCCGGCGACATGTTTATCTTCCCTAAAGGGTTAGTGCACTATCAGTACAATGCGGATCCCAATAACCCAGCTATCGCGATTTCTTCGTTTGGAAGTGCAAATGCAGGAACCGTATCGCTCCCTAAGACCCTTTTTGCCACCAACATTGACGACACTATATTGGCTAAATCCTTCAAAACCGATGTTTCCACCATTCAAGCTCTCAAGGCTGGTCTTGCATGA